Genomic DNA from Plasmodium chabaudi chabaudi strain AS genome assembly, chromosome: 1:
TTTGCagctatatataatatatacataaagaGATAGCTACATATACAACAATCATGTATACCTCTTCCGTATGCATGATACCAAAatgtttgtatatatatcaaaatatataaatataaattatatttttttcataattacattctttaaatataacaaaataatacttAATTCATAAGGAAATTAAAACATTCTGATATAACATAAACATTAATTCTTATAAAAACAACCACATTATATAATaccaattaaaaatataatatatactatcAAAAATCTTATTTATGCATTATTTACAatctattttatattttctcatatatcaaaaaataatagcgCACGTataatatagtatatagtatataaaaaattttagttttttcttaaaaaaaaaaaaaaaaaataaactgttttaaaataaaaattaaataccATATATATGGACTGACTCATTTcctataaatttaaattgttaaaataatttcgcTTAACATAggaaacaatttttttggaaATATATCACATTTTCTTGGATTATAATATGGATTGaagatattaaataaatccctttatttatttatagtcAGTCGGGGgaacataaaatttataccGCATTAAGTACTATTTATGATTTGGCCCAAATGGctgataatattatttaaccccaataatattattttatttatatattttttttactagcAAAATGAGCATATTCAAGATTATTTACAACTAGTgatatgaaaattaataagcaaaatattttcatcgcTATAACAaactaatttttattaaaattattttaaaagcaaaatatgtacatgcTTATGCCATTTTCAACAGTTTTGGTACTAGGTTTATAATACCTTTTCATATGAtctatattatcatataattcttttataaCAACATTTTTGAGAGTACCCCCAATAGAAATGAAAAACTATTAACATACAAAATTCTTACAgatctattttttaaaacattttccAAATTTATAGTACTACAATGGTcagacaaaaataatagaacATACCATCTTTCCTATCATTAAAGtttaaaatcattttttgatatatttttttttcttttaaaatatgttgatgaaaataagtttttataatatgccTCCCCACACTTTTAACATCGTATAATGTCTTTCCCCCTATTTTTATGACTATAGACaccttttaaatatatcaatatgttcttaaatatttatgtcaaaaaatatattatttttaaaggtATTGCTTGGGATATATATGGGTGTACAACAATTTAAAtgttaatgaaaaaaaagaaattgatttgttacttttttaaaggcaataactattttatgctctgtattttataaattatttttgttaaaaatttacaattaaatggatattatttgcatttttatgGCATATTCTATTCATTCCTCATGtctttgtatatattacaaaatgtaggaatatatataatgccaaaacatatttatatcatgcTCCTCTTGTTTGTGAGCTTAAGAAATAATTCAATTTAATTAaggctattttttttaaaataaattaaaaaaacgaaatacCAGTTATTATTCCCTACAAAAACGATACTATCAATTTTGTAGAAACATACACAAGCATGTGCAATATTCTATtcacaaataaataaatatgaattatcCTACACCTGCaaactttatattttcaactttttaaaaattataaagcaAGCCTTTTATATACTACTACAAAATATAGTTAAACCTTATTTGCCTGACCAATTGGAagtttacatatattataaaaatacataatatgaatatatacacatgtatgtataaaaattgtaagaGCTCATGTGTGCTTAcccatttatatattttttttgaaaatattttcgtACTACATTTGTTTATTGTCATTTGCTAatgtaaagaaaaatgGATAAAGAAATGTAAACATTGGTTAGGAAATATTCAtcaaatgtatatatttttttacagtttttatattttatacattttcatATCTTTTAGTTAAtcaaatttaaaacattgaaaaaatacaatttttataaaaacatttgtgtatatattattccaCGACTCAACgaattaaaaacattttgcACATTTATCactgtaaatatatttgtagctatttatctattttttttttcttttgatatgaaatattttataatttttaattcatcctctattttttaaatgtgcATAAATGTATCCTAGTATTTATTCCTATGATATTCATGCTTGTTTGAAGAAATAAGTGCCAAccgtatttatttttattatacataataaaatatttatcctTTCATATTTCATTAAGCTTACATattaatcatatatattatttatataaatatgtatatatcaataattttataatataaaatatatttttgctaCATCAATTATTAGTAATGATGCCTCcatgtttttatttgtattattactCATGTCTGTTGTATTAACCCCATGATACTATAATTCCATTTATTTAGCTACATATGCCCggagagaaaaaaaaaatttttaatactaACATGCACTACACTATAAATATTCACATACAtacacaaatatatatcctcTAATTATAACTGGATATATGtgtaatatttcaaaatttgattttttatccACAAAATATTCTTTGGTTTCCCATAGGGTTTTATATTAAcccataatatattatttacaccATATGATACTACTCGAATAGCTCTAAACAAAATGGTTATGGGACGAGTACGCGCAACGTCTTATATAAGACGTACCATTTCACAGCcactaaataaaaatctCCCTGCAGggaatatacaaaattctAGAGGTTTAAATGATACCAATTTaataggaaataaaaatttacatttacaattattatGCAATGGAAAAGAACCATATAATGATTGTATTGCACATTTAGGAAATTATCGAGATTTTGAAGAAACCAAACCATTTTATATGCCTAGAAAAACAGACATTAATTCAgtatataacattttaaataacaagttaaatatacttttattatttatccCTATCGGTATACTTAGTTATTTATTAGGAACCccagatatatatatatttttttttaatttcatggCCTTAATACCTTTATCAGCCTTAATGGGAAGCGTAACAGAAGACCTAGCTTTACATACAGGAGAAATTATCGGGGGATTACTAAATGCAACATTTGGAAATTTAATGGAAATGATATTTTCTATTCAAGCACTAAAAGCAGGATTAATTAATGTCGTTCAAGGTACATTATTAGGAAgcatattatcaaatttattattagtcTTAGGTATGTCATTTTTTGCGGGAGGATTATATCATCATGTTCAAAAgtttaatgaaaaaggaGCTACATGTAGTACAtccttattattattatcaagcTTAGCTATAACTATACCTTCCGTATCTTCAGTTACTGGTAACAACAATATCgatgtattattaaaagtTTCAAGAATAACAGctgttttaatatttataacatattgcttatttttattattccaattatatacacatatatcattatttcaAGATAAAGAAATGACTGAAGAAACACCACAATTATCTGTAATCACAGGatctctttttttaattttaataactgTTCTTGTAAGTATTCATTCGGAATATCTTATTAATACAGTTGAATCAGTTGTtagatattataatatttctgaaaattttattggCGTTATACTTTTACCTATTGTTGGTAATGCTACAGAACATTTAACTGCTGTTACTGTtgcaattaaaaataaagtcgATTTAACTATGGGAGTAGCTGTTGGTTCCTCTGCTCAAATAGCTCTTTTTGTTGTACCAATAACAGTTTTATTCGGTTGgattttaaataaaccTATGACCTTAGCCTTTTCTCCTTTATCAAGTGTTATATTAGTTATGTCAGTTATTGTTACAATGGCTATTGTACAAGATGGCGAAAGTAATTGGCTAGAAGGTGTTTTGTTAATTACCGCTTATCTTATTGTTGGTGTTGTTTTTTGGTTTGACGCttcataaattaatttaaaatttatgcaATTACTactatcaaaattttttaaataattatatatatcatcctatccatttttcatgggaaaaaaataacataatcacttattatattttttttgttctacTAATCTTGTTTTtctgcattttttataatactgctttttttttttgtgtgtgcaaatttatttatgcacCATTTTATCAccataacatatttattattttttctactCTTACATATTTAATCGTTTATTCTGCGCATTGCTTATGtaatgttatatttatttacaagtgtttataaaatttgtgcatataaattaagTGTATTGTTAGACATACACAAAtaactattttaatttttaccCAAATTCAAATTGCCACTCAGTATGGCTATTTCCTACACATGCAGTACGCAATATATTACAATATGATTACTTTTTCATACtactttatataaataaactaatttttttctaaatatttttatatgtttaagTTCGGTTAAAGGTTAggaatgaaaaagaatGCAAACCATTTTGTTCCATAAacaataaatgaaataaaactattttatttttttaaagaggAATAACAAATttcatcaaatatataaataaattcacAATAGGAAAAagcaaaacaaaatatatcaaaaactTTTAACATCACTTTACTTTTTCTATTCTCACAACTTTCGAgtcataatatttcttaCACTTGTTGGGACTCCTTTTTTGTCTCATGAAATTTCGAAAGTAATATTCTTTTAGTATTACCCACAAGGACGAGCTGATATCAGTCCGAATCAGTGCCATCTGAAAtgtgaagaaaatgaaaaagtgatcaaatgaaaacaataataaattttgcaCATATATAGACACGCCTTACATGAACTAACAGCGGAATATGAGGAGATAAAGACTCCCATAAATTATGATGAGAtgataaaaacaaaagtaTAGACATTATAGAATGAGCATAAATACTAAGTTTTTGTGTTTCTTGATTATTGGATgtcatatattcatatgaaTAATCGCTAgttgtattattttgatttttataacgttttcttatattataacatgtttttatatcctTAACAGTATCGGagttaattttgtttttcttagcatatataattaaattatcatgtaaataaagtattttcttttcaatATTAGAACCACAATTTTCATTactcataatttttacatcattatttaagttacaattatttaaaatatcttGAACTCTTTTACTATCTACCACCATTTCGTCTacatcatttatattagcACAATTCAAAatacttttaaaataaataaatttttttaaaaataaaaaaagggtttttaaaaatgttttctCTAATAgttcatttctttttccGCTAGCATTATCAtgatcatatttttctttcccTCCTTTTTCGAaacttttatttgtattaaattCGCATTTTACTGATCCCTCATTATTAGTAGCTTCACAAATTCGGGGTGACCCACCCATACTTTCAAACAAGCCATTCGTCATATTTTCAGACGTAACCGTGTTATTTCTAAAATATGTTGTCTGAAaatctgttttttttttcataccatttttaatatcacTATTGTTAGCTTCATTATTACGCCCTACTTCAATGCCTTTGTTGAAGAAAACAGATGAGCCTTCATTCTGGAATTCTTTTTCAATGATTAGTCCCGTTGCCAAATAATCAGGATCATAagtaattaaattatatattaaacacAACGATGTTACAATAAGATTATGAGACAATGGGATGTCAaagtgtatataaatatataacggAAAAGAACACAAACGAAGAAATGAGAAAATATAGGATTTAATTGatagtatattatttctaatcatttgaataataaatttcataaatgtttctaaaaatataaacccattataatttaaaatacataaagGTATATTCACATAAGTATAACAAcattttacatttattgtattatttaatatccATGGTATTATagacatataaaataacttCTTAggaattaaatataatatgtgtgctaatatatttaaggATAATATtgcaatatttaaatatttattaactcttttatatatttttaataatatattttttgtaattccatgtaaatttaacaaaatatctttttccattttttctttctcttTACAACAAAAActttcaaaataattataatgctcctttaaatatttatcatctatctttttataaatattatatcttctattattttttcgaaatatttttaaaaataattttttcattttttttttatatttctgtCCATCCATTTCTTTATTCTCATtctcatttatttttactttatctttttctacactatcatcatttttcaCATAACGAATTTCACAACtccatttttcattttcctCTTCCCTTCCGTTAATTTCATCTCTCTCATTACTATCAAGATCATTCTGATTTTCTTTAaacttttcattttcatctaTAAACTTAGAAACCGgttctatatttatttttccacAATCAGTTGACTCATTCTGATTGTCTTTCCTAAAATTGTCATCATTATTTGGTTCACCACCCTTTTTGggtttattgtttttacgATTTTCTtgatttgaaaataaataaaatttgttatcCGACGAGAAATGGGCAACAATTTTCAttgtgtttattttttctaaatattgggatggaaaaaaaatatattttaatgaaatatttttacccatctctttatttattatatcaatacaaataaacatattaatatacacattttcAATAACCTTTTcatgatatattatattttcaaaattttttaaaaatacagtTTCAAATATACTAAGAAATTtacttaaataaaaataatggattaatttatgtttcgtttcttttcgtttttttttaataaacatttttttcacatcCTTATACATTTCATTTTGtagatttttatatatttctctaACTTccttcttatttttatttaccttCTTTGTCTCCTTAGAATTGTCTATACTCCCCCCACTGTTATTATTCAAATTGGTAAAACCATTTTTCGACACAAAATTTTCAGACGCATTTTTACGCCCATTTTCAGTATCATCACGTGACAAATTTTGTAACTGGCTTTCCTCAGTAACTTCTGTACAAACATCATTTCCttcactattttttatgtccCATTTTCTAGTTTTATTCTCTTTCCATCTATCTTCTTCATATTCATcttttccattttcatcaaattCTTTGGAATTtctatttaaattatttcctTCTCTTATTTCAGAAccaattaatttttcactATCTTGACcatcaaatttattataactcGATTTATACAAACTATTCTCATCCTTTTCAAACTCattaatattgttattatttttataagccAATATATCTTTACTATTATCGACTGTAGTATTTCCTTCAATTTTCAATGagacaaataaatttatatcagTATTTATACAACTATTCATACTACAAACCGATGATGATTCATCTGATGAACTTacatcataaaaattattctttggtatttctttatttgtcaattcttttttcaaaatatttttatttcctccATTCAAAGGTGTAAGCATAGTGagaatttcatttttatcgtCCAATGGGCTCATATCTTCAGTTacttttttacttttatctGTGCTACAACCATTTtcatttcctttttctttACTATCCTTACAATTTGGtggtatattaaaaaaatataaattatatttactaatttgaaatatattattcagtatatataaaatgatgaaaacaAATTCAACGGAActcttttttgttaaaattttttccacatattttttatctttgtaaaaatagttacaatttaaatttcCACCATCGTTATCTCTTCGAAttatgttcatattttctatGTCTGTACTATGGATACTACTGCAATAGTAGGAACTAGCCGATGAGTCTGCATTAGTGCGAATATTTTCACCACATACTTCATTTCTctcatcatattttttatttattttttttggttcCTCCTTTTGCTCAACACATTTATTTCCTAGTTCATACATTcgcttaatttttttttttttttcttcacaATATTCATAGTAAGATAAATGCAAATCGACCATCTCCCTTATTTCgattttattgtttaaaaataatacgtTTGATAAAATCTGGCTATTATTCGATCTAGggtctttttcatttctctACAAAGGGCAAAAGTCAACAGCACAccaaatatatgtaacaACATTATTTCACACTTAAGTTAAGAACacacaaaataaatcaatagTTTTATGTTACAActgaatatatacaaaatgggttacaataaaaaatgtcgAGAAGTATTCAGCCATATTTTATCTCCCTATAAATTTGCATAATTGTACATGCTCGTTTTTTATTCCCTTACCTTTTCGGTGGTGTAATCCGAACAAATCTCtgattcataatttttattttcaattttattcttCGAATTTTCCATGTTTGAAATTATGTttctttctcttttttcaATTGGCTCGTCTTTTACTAAATagtctttaaaaaaattcatcaAGATATATACTGACCGCTTTGTACTATTAAAGccatcataaaatattttaagtaTATCTTCCAATACATGCAAAAGGGACCATATGACAATAtgaatttgtttttttgaaataatattttccatttttgatatagaataaaatatatttaaacataatataaaatctccaacattttcttttcttttatataatccTAATAATAATCTATATACATCtatacatttttcattttcaactttagataaaattatatctttattattttcgtaATTATATCTATAGTTATCTATCCCTCtcatattattcataatgTTTTCTCCTTGTCCACAAACTGTATTCATtccatttttcaaaatattgaaattattttcacaaCTTCCattgttcatataatttacaaCATTATCAACATAACCATTATTACTTAAGATTCCACTACCCCAATTGTTATAACTAttaacaatattattattttttgaatattctataaatgaattatcatttataaatgCATAGTTCATATATCCCATGCTTGCTGGGGCTATGCTAGTAATTGGAGAACCATTATATTcactataattattttcgttTAGTAACTTGAGTGTAGAACAGTTACTatcaacaaaattattattaatataggGTGTTcctatataattattattttcattttttatgggactattaaaaatataagtattaCTAAAATTGGAGGAatacatattattgttGTAATCTGTATCTCCTATATATCTATTGTCACCATAATTAggtatatttaaataattcatataatttaaattgcTTGAGTAATTATTTATCGTGTTATATGGAAGATTATAACAagacatattatttatattcacaAAATTTTCACTACAATTCATTTGATCATCTATTTGTTTGCTActactttttttactattatttatttttccctTTCTCATCTTTGTATCATTACTCGATCTACCTCTTCGTTCATTACTTTGAGCTTTACCAACATCAGACCTTCGAATAACATCATTGTTATTACCATTTAGATTATCAATGAGAGTATTATCCTCATTCAACTCTCCTCCAATATTGTTgtaattcataaaaatattgtttctatggtttttcttatatttcCCTTCACCTTTTCGATTCTCTTTAGTATAACTATCatgatatatttctttttttgttttacaatttatttccatattgttattatgaCTATTATTAGTAggataattaaaattggaCATtccattttctatattaattttttttttaccaaTAGCTGGACGATTTTCTATCCTAAATATATCATccttaacaaaaaaagaatctTTATTCATTCCAACAAAACGACTATCATCAATTATCATGTTTGTATCTCCTTTCCCATTATTTTGGACACCCCTTTTATTAGTAGTACCTTTAGAAGATATTgctatattatttgcattAGTATTTGTTactgatttttttttattttttacatctacattatttattccaACACGACatcgatatttttttgttaatatttttcctttttttaaattatcatgTATTCTTTCAAATTCTCTaagataatttaaataatactctttaatatttttaatttctattaatctaatatttttttctttatttataagaCCAAACTCTTTTCCAATCTTCAACCATTTCGCATTTCTACTTACACACGAATACCCACCATGTTTCAAAACACTTAAATACAAATCATATAACCATATATCCTTTCCTTCTAATAAATAAGGAATCTCATTTATGTCTCCACCATAGTattcttcatattttctataaaactcatctttttccattttgttTCCATTGCATATGcatgaaaatttttcatatatattttatgtacatACCTCAACTAATAAtagttatatatgcatggaCTACATAATTCACATTTTTACAAACTAGTCCACACTATTTCCAATCATTAATCACGTGTATTATCATAAATActgatgaaaaagaaaattattatttcattctaaaaaaaaagtacaccataaaattataaaacttaACCAGCATACATACACATTTATTTCAACctttctattttttgataaactttaaaaaaatatataatatcaaagtgaaaaataataagctAGCTAAGAGATAGACTCATTTAGCTGTACCCGATTTAAGTCCATTCACCTTTCAATAGTATGCATGTATGTATGTACATATTCACAATTtcagaaaatttattaaaaataaagaaaaggaaATTATCCCTATTTAACTATTACTACaattatcatattataaaaataattttctttaagtgtgtacttttttttaattataattattatggaaattattttatgaaatacacatttatattatccaAATCGTTAATCACATACATATGTAGAAATTAgccaaaatttataataaaacaagaaaaccttatttttttttttttttttttttttttcattttttggaCACTCTGAAAAGTATGCATAAGCAATAGttgaaaattaaaatatgtttatatcgATGGTAAATATGATACTAACTATATTAACACATAAAGTGATAAAAAAGGAtaagcaaaaaatatataacattacTCATGTATACCTCTTCATCAATTACAAGACCAACTAATTGTCACTACATCCTTTATTTCCGTTTTATAGTTAACATTTTCCATcttatttatgtaaatactcatgaaaataatataataataaatattcgtTAGACACCAGCATTTTTCAGTACTAAATTTATGGTACTACAATGAGAGCATTAATTgtgtttaatttttctggGCTCATCcccaaataaataaaaaaaatgaaaaaccttttattgttttaatCATCTTTATAGTCCACCATCTAAAGCATAACtcaatattaataatgttCAAATAGTGGAAAAACGATTCCccataaattttatcattaaaaaaaaattcatccCATTAACATTTGTGCTTTACATACACAGTGAtgggaataaaaaaatggccgtaaaaatatactacAATTACAATcttcttattattttaaatattttttttaatttataaaataattattctaACAAAT
This window encodes:
- a CDS encoding cation/H+ antiporter, putative produces the protein MVMGRVRATSYIRRTISQPLNKNLPAGNIQNSRGLNDTNLIGNKNLHLQLLCNGKEPYNDCIAHLGNYRDFEETKPFYMPRKTDINSVYNILNNKLNILLLFIPIGILSYLLGTPDIYIFFFNFMALIPLSALMGSVTEDLALHTGEIIGGLLNATFGNLMEMIFSIQALKAGLINVVQGTLLGSILSNLLLVLGMSFFAGGLYHHVQKFNEKGATCSTSLLLLSSLAITIPSVSSVTGNNNIDVLLKVSRITAVLIFITYCLFLLFQLYTHISLFQDKEMTEETPQLSVITGSLFLILITVLVSIHSEYLINTVESVVRYYNISENFIGVILLPIVGNATEHLTAVTVAIKNKVDLTMGVAVGSSAQIALFVVPITVLFGWILNKPMTLAFSPLSSVILVMSVIVTMAIVQDGESNWLEGVLLITAYLIVGVVFWFDAS
- a CDS encoding AT-rich interactive domain-containing protein, putative, with protein sequence MEKDEFYRKYEEYYGGDINEIPYLLEGKDIWLYDLYLSVLKHGGYSCVSRNAKWLKIGKEFGLINKEKNIRLIEIKNIKEYYLNYLREFERIHDNLKKGKILTKKYRCRVGINNVDVKNKKKSVTNTNANNIAISSKGTTNKRGVQNNGKGDTNMIIDDSRFVGMNKDSFFVKDDIFRIENRPAIGKKKINIENGMSNFNYPTNNSHNNNMEINCKTKKEIYHDSYTKENRKGEGKYKKNHRNNIFMNYNNIGGELNEDNTLIDNLNGNNNDVIRRSDVGKAQSNERRGRSSNDTKMRKGKINNSKKSSSKQIDDQMNCSENFVNINNMSCYNLPYNTINNYSSNLNYMNYLNIPNYGDNRYIGDTDYNNNMYSSNFSNTYIFNSPIKNENNNYIGTPYINNNFVDSNCSTLKLLNENNYSEYNGSPITSIAPASMGYMNYAFINDNSFIEYSKNNNIVNSYNNWGSGILSNNGYVDNVVNYMNNGSCENNFNILKNGMNTVCGQGENIMNNMRGIDNYRYNYENNKDIILSKVENEKCIDVYRLLLGLYKRKENVGDFILCLNIFYSISKMENIISKKQIHIVIWSLLHVLEDILKIFYDGFNSTKRSVYILMNFFKDYLVKDEPIEKRERNIISNMENSKNKIENKNYESEICSDYTTEKRNEKDPRSNNSQILSNVLFLNNKIEIREMVDLHLSYYEYCEEKKKKIKRMYELGNKCVEQKEEPKKINKKYDERNEVCGENIRTNADSSASSYYCSSIHSTDIENMNIIRRDNDGGNLNCNYFYKDKKYVEKILTKKSSVEFVFIILYILNNIFQISKYNLYFFNIPPNCKDSKEKGNENGCSTDKSKKVTEDMSPLDDKNEILTMLTPLNGGNKNILKKELTNKEIPKNNFYDVSSSDESSSVCSMNSCINTDINLFVSLKIEGNTTVDNSKDILAYKNNNNINEFEKDENSLYKSSYNKFDGQDSEKLIGSEIREGNNLNRNSKEFDENGKDEYEEDRWKENKTRKWDIKNSEGNDVCTEVTEESQLQNLSRDDTENGRKNASENFVSKNGFTNLNNNSGGSIDNSKETKKVNKNKKEVREIYKNLQNEMYKDVKKMFIKKKRKETKHKLIHYFYLSKFLSIFETVFLKNFENIIYHEKVIENVYINMFICIDIINKEMGKNISLKYIFFPSQYLEKINTMKIVAHFSSDNKFYLFSNQENRKNNKPKKGGEPNNDDNFRKDNQNESTDCGKINIEPVSKFIDENEKFKENQNDLDSNERDEINGREEENEKWSCEIRYVKNDDSVEKDKVKINENENKEMDGQKYKKKMKKLFLKIFRKNNRRYNIYKKIDDKYLKEHYNYFESFCCKEKEKMEKDILLNLHGITKNILLKIYKRVNKYLNIAILSLNILAHILYLIPKKLFYMSIIPWILNNTINVKCCYTYVNIPLCILNYNGFIFLETFMKFIIQMIRNNILSIKSYIFSFLRLCSFPLYIYIHFDIPLSHNLIVTSLCLIYNLITYDPDYLATGLIIEKEFQNEGSSVFFNKGIEVGRNNEANNSDIKNGMKKKTDFQTTYFRNNTVTSENMTNGLFESMGGSPRICEATNNEGSVKCEFNTNKSFEKGGKEKYDHDNASGKRNELLEKTFLKTLFLFLKKFIYFKSILNCANINDVDEMVVDSKRVQDILNNCNLNNDVKIMSNENCGSNIEKKILYLHDNLIIYAKKNKINSDTVKDIKTCYNIRKRYKNQNNTTSDYSYEYMTSNNQETQKLSIYAHSIMSILLFLSSHHNLWESLSPHIPLLVHMALIRTDISSSLWVILKEYYFRNFMRQKRSPNKCKKYYDSKVVRIEKVK